A single window of Nicotiana sylvestris chromosome 3, ASM39365v2, whole genome shotgun sequence DNA harbors:
- the LOC104226884 gene encoding D-xylose-proton symporter-like 2 isoform X1: MGLAHPTKSVQSLGFNKELQKNNKNRGRSKQRRKLFLDVLASHTLSCELTSSNSPSLMATASDPEQPIVSFTDKGEINNVREPLLKGEHHPENYSIRSAILPFLFPAFGGLLYGYDIGATSSATISIESATFSGISWYDLSSVQLGLVTSGSLYGALIGSAVAFKIADWLGRRRELIVSALFYFVGALVTAFAPVYVIMVIGRLLYGVGIGLAMHAAPMYIAETAPSQIRGQLISLKEFFIVFGMLVGYTVGSLLVETVAGWRYMYGVSAPLAVIMGIGMWWLPSSPRWILLCAIQGKGELQGLREKAICCLCQLRGAAIGDSAPRQVDDILSELSQLSEEKEATIGEMLQGKCLKALTIGAGLILFQQITGQPSVLYYAAKIFQDAGFSAAADATRASVFLALLKLIMTGVAVVVVDKLGRRPLLLGGVSGIAISLFLLGSYYTYLGNVPAVAVTALLLYVGCYQLSFGPIGWLMISEIFPLRVRGRGLSISVLVNFGANALVAFAFSPLQVLLGAGTVFFIFGGIAVLSLLFIFFIIPETKGLTLEEIEAKYL; encoded by the exons ATGGGCCTGGCGCACCCCACCAAATCAGTTCAATCTTTAG GATTTAACAAAGAACttcaaaaaaataacaaaaatagaggAAGAAGTAAACAAAGAAGGAAATTATTTCTTGATGTG TTAGCTTCACATACTCTAAGCTGTGAGCTTACATCTTCAAATTCGCCTTCTCTAATGGCGACAGCCAGCGATCCCGAGCAGCCGATTGTCTCATTCACTGACAAG GGTGAGATTAACAACGTGCGAGAGCCACTTCTAAAAGGAGAGCACCATCCTGAGAACTACTCAATACGTTCCGCAATACTTCC ATTTCTGTTTCCTGCTTTTGGAGGACTGCTTTATGGTTATGATATTGGAGCCACATCCTCTGCTACAATTTCCATAGAG TCAGCTACATTTAGTGGAATTTCTTGGTATGACTTGTCTTCGGTGCAACTTGGTCTCGTT ACTAGTGGCTCACTGTATGGTGCTTTAATTGGCTCAGCCGTTGCTTTCAAAATTGCTGACTGGCTTG GGAGAAGAAGGGAGTTGATTGTGTCTGCTTTGTTCTATTTTGTTGGAGCTCTGGTAACAGCATTTGCTCCTGTCTATGTTATTATGGTAATTGGGCGCCTGCTGTATGGTGTAGGAATTGGACTG GCAATGCATGCTGCTCCCATGTACATTGCTGAAACGGCTCCAAGCCAGATACGAGGACAGCTGATTTCTCTTAAGGAGTTCTTCATAGTTTTTGGGATGCTA GTTGGATATACAGTTGGAAGCCTTCTGGTAGAAACTGTTGCTGGTTGGCGATATATGTATGGAGTTAGTGCCCCTTTAGCAGTTATTATGGGAATTGGAATGTGGTGGCTTCCTTCGTCGCCCAGGTGGATTCTTCTATGTGCTATACAGGGGAAGGGTGAGTTGCAGGGTTTAAGAGAGAAGGCCATATGTTGCTTGTGCCAGCTTAGGGGAGCAGCAATTGGTGATTCAGCACCTCGTCAAGTAGATGACATTCTGTCCGAGCTTTCGCAGCTAAGCGAAGAAAAAGAGGCTACAATAGGTGAAATGTTGCAAGGAAAATGCTTGAAAGCCCTAACAATTGGTGCTGGACTAATCTTGTTTCAACAG ATAACTGGGCAACCAAGTGTCTTGTATTATGCTGCAAAAATTTTTCAG GATGCTGGATTTTCTGCAGCAGCTGATGCTACAAGAGCTTCGGTTTTCCTTGCGCTGTTGAAG CTCATTATGACTGGAGTAGCAGTTGTAGTTGTTGATAAGCTTGGGAGGAGGCCTCTGCTTCTTGGAGGTGTGTCTGGGATT GCAATATCACTTTTCCTCTTGGGATCATATTACACTTACCTGGGTAATGTACCAGCCGTGGCTGTTACTGCCCTGCTACTGTATGTTGGCTGTTACCAG TTATCATTTGGTCCAATTGGTTGGTTGATGATCTCAGAGATCTTTCCCTTGCGCGTTAGAGGTCGAGGGTTGAGTATTTCAGTTCTTGTGAATTTTGGTGCAAATGCACTAGTGGCATTTGCTTTTTCTCCTCTTCAG GTCTTACTGGGGGCGGGAACTGTTTTCTTTATCTTTGGTGGCATAGCTGTTTTATCTCTtctgttcatcttcttcatcatacCAGAGACAAAAGGGCTTACTTTGGAAGAGATTGAGGCCAAATATCTCTAG
- the LOC138888207 gene encoding uncharacterized protein translates to MQAWRSKEKAMQLLRRSPSESYKKMPTYLYMLEYANPGSVTRLHTEGDGSFLYAFIAIYASIRGWVYCRPTVVVDGSFLKSTYRGTIITASTQDAEGQILPLAYAIVDLENDASWEWFFVQFRETYGQREGMCIVSDIHYAIWKETLIVYPEVPHCACMFHLWNNIKTNFRKSQKQIKEVYFVLARAYTVEEFNRHMAELEAIDSRVKIYLMDIGYDK, encoded by the exons atgcaagcatggagaTCAAAAGAAAAAGCAATGCAATTATTGAGACGATCACCAAGTGAATCATACAAGAAAATGCCAACATATCTTTATATGTTAGAGTACGCTAACCCAGGATCAGTGACACGACTACACACTGAAGGAGATGGGAGCTTCTTGTATGCATTCATAGCTATATATGCATCGATTAGAGGATGGGTCTATTGTAGACCAACAGTTGTAGTTGATGGAAGTTTTTTAAAGTCAACATATAGAGGGACCATAATCACGGCTTCCACGCAAGACGCAGAGG GACAAATTCTACCCCTTGCATATGCAATTGTTGATTTGGAAAATGATGCATCGTGGGAATGGTTCTTCGTGCAGTTCAGAGAAACCTATGGACAAAGAGAGGGAATGTGCATTGTATCAGACATACATTATGCTATATGGAAAGAAACTTTAATTGTCTATCCAGAAGTCCCTCATTGTGCATGTATGTTCCATCTGTGGAACAACATAAAGACAAACTTCAGGAAGAGCCAAAAACAAATCAAAGAAGTATATTTTGTGTTAGCAAGAGCATACACTGTTGAAGAATTCAACAGGCATATGGCAGAGTTAGAAGCTATTGATAGTAGAGTGAAAATATACCTGATGGATATTGGATATGATAAATGA
- the LOC104226884 gene encoding D-xylose-proton symporter-like 2 isoform X3, with protein MATASDPEQPIVSFTDKGEINNVREPLLKGEHHPENYSIRSAILPFLFPAFGGLLYGYDIGATSSATISIESATFSGISWYDLSSVQLGLVTSGSLYGALIGSAVAFKIADWLGRRRELIVSALFYFVGALVTAFAPVYVIMVIGRLLYGVGIGLAMHAAPMYIAETAPSQIRGQLISLKEFFIVFGMLVGYTVGSLLVETVAGWRYMYGVSAPLAVIMGIGMWWLPSSPRWILLCAIQGKGELQGLREKAICCLCQLRGAAIGDSAPRQVDDILSELSQLSEEKEATIGEMLQGKCLKALTIGAGLILFQQITGQPSVLYYAAKIFQDAGFSAAADATRASVFLALLKLIMTGVAVVVVDKLGRRPLLLGGVSGIAISLFLLGSYYTYLGNVPAVAVTALLLYVGCYQLSFGPIGWLMISEIFPLRVRGRGLSISVLVNFGANALVAFAFSPLQVLLGAGTVFFIFGGIAVLSLLFIFFIIPETKGLTLEEIEAKYL; from the exons ATGGCGACAGCCAGCGATCCCGAGCAGCCGATTGTCTCATTCACTGACAAG GGTGAGATTAACAACGTGCGAGAGCCACTTCTAAAAGGAGAGCACCATCCTGAGAACTACTCAATACGTTCCGCAATACTTCC ATTTCTGTTTCCTGCTTTTGGAGGACTGCTTTATGGTTATGATATTGGAGCCACATCCTCTGCTACAATTTCCATAGAG TCAGCTACATTTAGTGGAATTTCTTGGTATGACTTGTCTTCGGTGCAACTTGGTCTCGTT ACTAGTGGCTCACTGTATGGTGCTTTAATTGGCTCAGCCGTTGCTTTCAAAATTGCTGACTGGCTTG GGAGAAGAAGGGAGTTGATTGTGTCTGCTTTGTTCTATTTTGTTGGAGCTCTGGTAACAGCATTTGCTCCTGTCTATGTTATTATGGTAATTGGGCGCCTGCTGTATGGTGTAGGAATTGGACTG GCAATGCATGCTGCTCCCATGTACATTGCTGAAACGGCTCCAAGCCAGATACGAGGACAGCTGATTTCTCTTAAGGAGTTCTTCATAGTTTTTGGGATGCTA GTTGGATATACAGTTGGAAGCCTTCTGGTAGAAACTGTTGCTGGTTGGCGATATATGTATGGAGTTAGTGCCCCTTTAGCAGTTATTATGGGAATTGGAATGTGGTGGCTTCCTTCGTCGCCCAGGTGGATTCTTCTATGTGCTATACAGGGGAAGGGTGAGTTGCAGGGTTTAAGAGAGAAGGCCATATGTTGCTTGTGCCAGCTTAGGGGAGCAGCAATTGGTGATTCAGCACCTCGTCAAGTAGATGACATTCTGTCCGAGCTTTCGCAGCTAAGCGAAGAAAAAGAGGCTACAATAGGTGAAATGTTGCAAGGAAAATGCTTGAAAGCCCTAACAATTGGTGCTGGACTAATCTTGTTTCAACAG ATAACTGGGCAACCAAGTGTCTTGTATTATGCTGCAAAAATTTTTCAG GATGCTGGATTTTCTGCAGCAGCTGATGCTACAAGAGCTTCGGTTTTCCTTGCGCTGTTGAAG CTCATTATGACTGGAGTAGCAGTTGTAGTTGTTGATAAGCTTGGGAGGAGGCCTCTGCTTCTTGGAGGTGTGTCTGGGATT GCAATATCACTTTTCCTCTTGGGATCATATTACACTTACCTGGGTAATGTACCAGCCGTGGCTGTTACTGCCCTGCTACTGTATGTTGGCTGTTACCAG TTATCATTTGGTCCAATTGGTTGGTTGATGATCTCAGAGATCTTTCCCTTGCGCGTTAGAGGTCGAGGGTTGAGTATTTCAGTTCTTGTGAATTTTGGTGCAAATGCACTAGTGGCATTTGCTTTTTCTCCTCTTCAG GTCTTACTGGGGGCGGGAACTGTTTTCTTTATCTTTGGTGGCATAGCTGTTTTATCTCTtctgttcatcttcttcatcatacCAGAGACAAAAGGGCTTACTTTGGAAGAGATTGAGGCCAAATATCTCTAG
- the LOC138888206 gene encoding uncharacterized protein, translating into MDLDYKPKVDWDTNCHGIHQLKANLSKRQLRLFKKICFGYFLDLPPVIVQIRVMHHFLIREVHHEVKNEMWFVVNDSRLRFGLGEFALVTGLKYKGDTSIESITENRLISKYFGTASVTFAQLADCFKKKKWETYDDALKIAILYFVNNFLLSQLKTKTWLYECCPSLDGHFADHLGNKLPRILNWVVMGQILNERVVLQMCSLQREQLKNITPTDDEKQLFDVRGLNFEIEVECTDSQLDSFQVFGTQLPKTQSMHESIGGDSQPTNAEVMKELQALKLFVETKFEEVLAAIDRQSMKPEGNSAHKQQDNDPDFREMHNDYDQFESGHVGNDPIVLGDSTPKAPSISGFGGVGQDGGATGVNVKNVTTSDGVVNDDFGLDSNFELDADNAFMCSTCLVDGVGQVDVGGSNVNLPSAPCRHGSDLHLDSDFEYTDSQLDLIAAITQGGRRNVNQSRNELTTRVVKKSKPDQSVSRSIVQIQTDVETTPAVFARRRHPAAIKQSSYRNDWQSGVSAVGGSSKVIKGRFPFINDISEIVDFKLTTAFSNFVEANTQLGEEVYLPGDQKLEPCFDFEVEQIDDKTFFHTLNYSGRLLSSSHLNIIFYYLRKKAKYGINMPIKVTITDTLFNNIIQRVFTEFVKGGKQDHLIDRSDDIMEDCGVYVACFADYIIEDLPIPVANFDVDGLRARFGILLWHYGRNKQLHDESSESEALVAPKKTRGKKRKK; encoded by the exons ATGGACTTAGATTATAAACCAAAGGTTGATTGGGATACCAACTGCCATGGTATTCATCAATTGAAAGCAAATTTATCAAAGAGGCAACTTCGACTGTTTAAGAAAATATGCTTTGGCTATTTTTTGGATTTGCCACCAGTTATTGTGCAGATTCGGGTTATGCACCATTTTCTTATTAGAGAAGTACATCATGAGGTGAAAAATGAGATGTGGTTTGTAGTGAATGATTCTAGGTTGCGCTTTGGCTTGGGTGAATTTGCACTTGTTACTGGGTTGAAATATAAGGGTGATACAAGTATAGAGAGCATAACAGAGAAtaggttgatttcaaaatattttgggacTGCATCCGTGACATTTGCCCAACTAGCAGACTGttttaagaagaagaaatgggaaaCATATGATGATGCGTTGAAGATAGCAATTCTTTATTTTGTGAACAACTTCTTACTTTCTCAACTTAAAACAAAG ACTTGGTTGTATGAATGTTGCCCAAGTTTGGATGGTCACTTTGCTGATCATCTTGGAAACAAACTTCCACGAATTTTGAATTGGGTAGTCATGGGTCAAATACTGAATGAGCGAGTTGTTTTGCAAATGTGTAGCTTGCAACGCGAGCAG TTAAAGAACATCACCCCAACTGATGATGAGAAGCAACTATTTGATGTGCGTGGTCTAAACTTTGAAATTGAAGTTGAGTGCACTGACAGTCAGCTCGATAGCTTTCAGGTTTTTGGCACTCAATTACCAAAGACACAAAGTATGCATGAAAGTATTGGAGGTGATTCCCAACCTACCAATGCTGAGGTAATGAAGGAGTTACAAGCTTTGAAGCTTTTTGTAGAGACCAAGTTTGAGGAGGTGCTTGCAGCTATTGATAGGCAGTCAATGAAACCAGAGGGAAATTCAGCA CATAAGCAACAGGATAATGATCCTGACTTTCGTGAGATGCATAATGATTATGACCAGTTTGAAAGTGGCCACGTTGGGAATGATCCTATAGTTCTTGGAGATAGCACGCCCAAAGCGCCTTCTA TATCTGGTTTTGGTGGGGTTGGTCAAGATGGAGGTGCCACTGGTGTCAATGTGAAGAACGTCACAACAAGTGATGGTGTAGTTAATGATGATTTTGGCTTAGATTCTAACTTTGAACT TGATGCTGATAATGCTTTTATGTGTTCAACATGTCTGGTTGATGGTGTTGGTCAAGTGGATGTTGGTGGCAGTAATGTGAATTTGCCTTCTG CTCCATGTCGACACGGGAGTGATCTTCACTtggattctgattttgaatataCTGATTCTCAACTTGATCTAATTGCTGCCATTACACAAGGAGGGAGACGTAATGTAAATCAATCTAGAAATGAACTGACAACTCGTGTTGTAAAAAAGTCTAAACCTGATCAGTCGGTATCAAGAAGTATTGTCCAGATACAAACAGACGTTGAAACTACTCCTGCAGTTTTCGCACGGAGAAGGCACCCCGCAGCTATAAAACAGTCGTCGTATAGGAATGACTGGCAATCTGGTGTTAGTGCAGTTGGGGGATCCTCGAAGGTTATCAAAGGAAGATTTCCATTTATAAATGACATTTCAGAGATTGTTGATTTTAAGCTTACGACTGCATTCTCAAACTTTGTTGAAGCAAACACGCAATTGGGAGA GGAAGTGTATTTACCTGGTGATCAAAAGCTAGAGCCTTGTTTTGACTTTGAAGTTGAACAGATTGATGATAAGACGTTTTTCCATACCTTAAACTATTCTGGCAGGCTGCTCTCTAGTTCG CACTTGAATATTATATTCTACTATCTTAGGAAGAAGGCGAAATATGGAATTAATATGCCAATCAAAGTCACAATTACAGATACTCTTTTTAATAATATCATTCAAAGGGTTTTCACAGAATTTGTAAAAGGTGGGAAACAAGATCATTTGATTGATAGATCAGACGATATCATGGA GGATTGTGGAGTATATGTTGCTTGCTTTGCTGATTATATTATTGAAGATCTTCCAATCCCTGTTGCCAATTTTGATGTGGATGGTCTTCGAGCTAGGTTTGGTATACTGTTGTGGCATTATGGGAGGAACAAGCAGTTGCATGACGAATCAAGTGAATCTGAGGCTCTAGTAGCACCTAAAAAGACTCGTGGAAAGAAACGCAAGAAGTAG
- the LOC104226884 gene encoding D-xylose-proton symporter-like 2 isoform X2, translating into MGLAHPTKSVQSLASDPEQPIVSFTDKGEINNVREPLLKGEHHPENYSIRSAILPFLFPAFGGLLYGYDIGATSSATISIESATFSGISWYDLSSVQLGLVTSGSLYGALIGSAVAFKIADWLGRRRELIVSALFYFVGALVTAFAPVYVIMVIGRLLYGVGIGLAMHAAPMYIAETAPSQIRGQLISLKEFFIVFGMLVGYTVGSLLVETVAGWRYMYGVSAPLAVIMGIGMWWLPSSPRWILLCAIQGKGELQGLREKAICCLCQLRGAAIGDSAPRQVDDILSELSQLSEEKEATIGEMLQGKCLKALTIGAGLILFQQITGQPSVLYYAAKIFQDAGFSAAADATRASVFLALLKLIMTGVAVVVVDKLGRRPLLLGGVSGIAISLFLLGSYYTYLGNVPAVAVTALLLYVGCYQLSFGPIGWLMISEIFPLRVRGRGLSISVLVNFGANALVAFAFSPLQVLLGAGTVFFIFGGIAVLSLLFIFFIIPETKGLTLEEIEAKYL; encoded by the exons ATGGGCCTGGCGCACCCCACCAAATCAGTTCAATCTTTAG CCAGCGATCCCGAGCAGCCGATTGTCTCATTCACTGACAAG GGTGAGATTAACAACGTGCGAGAGCCACTTCTAAAAGGAGAGCACCATCCTGAGAACTACTCAATACGTTCCGCAATACTTCC ATTTCTGTTTCCTGCTTTTGGAGGACTGCTTTATGGTTATGATATTGGAGCCACATCCTCTGCTACAATTTCCATAGAG TCAGCTACATTTAGTGGAATTTCTTGGTATGACTTGTCTTCGGTGCAACTTGGTCTCGTT ACTAGTGGCTCACTGTATGGTGCTTTAATTGGCTCAGCCGTTGCTTTCAAAATTGCTGACTGGCTTG GGAGAAGAAGGGAGTTGATTGTGTCTGCTTTGTTCTATTTTGTTGGAGCTCTGGTAACAGCATTTGCTCCTGTCTATGTTATTATGGTAATTGGGCGCCTGCTGTATGGTGTAGGAATTGGACTG GCAATGCATGCTGCTCCCATGTACATTGCTGAAACGGCTCCAAGCCAGATACGAGGACAGCTGATTTCTCTTAAGGAGTTCTTCATAGTTTTTGGGATGCTA GTTGGATATACAGTTGGAAGCCTTCTGGTAGAAACTGTTGCTGGTTGGCGATATATGTATGGAGTTAGTGCCCCTTTAGCAGTTATTATGGGAATTGGAATGTGGTGGCTTCCTTCGTCGCCCAGGTGGATTCTTCTATGTGCTATACAGGGGAAGGGTGAGTTGCAGGGTTTAAGAGAGAAGGCCATATGTTGCTTGTGCCAGCTTAGGGGAGCAGCAATTGGTGATTCAGCACCTCGTCAAGTAGATGACATTCTGTCCGAGCTTTCGCAGCTAAGCGAAGAAAAAGAGGCTACAATAGGTGAAATGTTGCAAGGAAAATGCTTGAAAGCCCTAACAATTGGTGCTGGACTAATCTTGTTTCAACAG ATAACTGGGCAACCAAGTGTCTTGTATTATGCTGCAAAAATTTTTCAG GATGCTGGATTTTCTGCAGCAGCTGATGCTACAAGAGCTTCGGTTTTCCTTGCGCTGTTGAAG CTCATTATGACTGGAGTAGCAGTTGTAGTTGTTGATAAGCTTGGGAGGAGGCCTCTGCTTCTTGGAGGTGTGTCTGGGATT GCAATATCACTTTTCCTCTTGGGATCATATTACACTTACCTGGGTAATGTACCAGCCGTGGCTGTTACTGCCCTGCTACTGTATGTTGGCTGTTACCAG TTATCATTTGGTCCAATTGGTTGGTTGATGATCTCAGAGATCTTTCCCTTGCGCGTTAGAGGTCGAGGGTTGAGTATTTCAGTTCTTGTGAATTTTGGTGCAAATGCACTAGTGGCATTTGCTTTTTCTCCTCTTCAG GTCTTACTGGGGGCGGGAACTGTTTTCTTTATCTTTGGTGGCATAGCTGTTTTATCTCTtctgttcatcttcttcatcatacCAGAGACAAAAGGGCTTACTTTGGAAGAGATTGAGGCCAAATATCTCTAG
- the LOC104226885 gene encoding probable NADH dehydrogenase [ubiquinone] 1 alpha subcomplex subunit 12 produces MASVVRGIFKSIREKGIGNFLREVREEGYLNCLTDGNLLQTKIHNIGATLVGVDKIGNKYYERLGDEQYGRHRWVEYAQKDRYNASQVPAEWHGWLHYITDHTGDELLLLKPKRYGLEHKENFSGEGDAYIYHSKGHALNPGQRDWTRYQTWQPAKKE; encoded by the exons ATGGCGTCGGTGGTGAGGGGCATTTTCAAGTCAATCAGGGAAAAGGGCATCGGAAATTTCCTCCGGGAGGTCCGCGAAGAAGGATACCT GAACTGTCTTACTGATGGAAATCTTTT GCAAACCAAGATCCACAACATAGGTGCAACACTTGTTGGTGTGGATAAAATTGGTAACAAATACTATGAGAGGCTAGGCGACGAGCAATATG GAAGACACCGGTGGGTGGAGTATGCACAGAAGGATCGTTATAATGCTTCACAAGTTCCAGCAGAGTGGCATGGCTGGCTCCATTACATCACTGATCACACCGGAGATGAA CTGCTATTGCTGAAACCAAAGAGGTACGGACTTGAGCACAAGGAGAACTTCTCTGGTGAAGGTGATGCATACATATATCACTCCAAGGGACACGCTTTGAATCCTGGACAAAGAGACTGGACTAGGTACCAAACTTGGCAACCCGCTAAGAAGGAATAA